Proteins encoded together in one Quercus lobata isolate SW786 chromosome 3, ValleyOak3.0 Primary Assembly, whole genome shotgun sequence window:
- the LOC115978740 gene encoding clathrin coat assembly protein AP180-like, whose translation MDCRVLQLVIQSAHGLRNVNRVTTMKPYALVSIRDNHNNLYSSEEKTPEDTEGGSNPTWNSSVTFNLDITKAKESNLELVVKLISLRTDHWFRDKEIGEVRVLITKLLEGFGGEAKAVAVVAEKQMSASVMTTDEKPEGTLVFSYKFESVTTVQKPALQRQINSPTAPQSVEQDTEQPAGWMDSLISDTVKGIVGTALNNIGLTSVVASDAAAAPPPPAIQTHVAAAVDQRGADDPSKDNNEGTAGTELNTTGLTSVVASDAAAPPPPVIQTQVAAAVDQCGADDPSENNNEGIAGTALSTTGLTSVVASDAATAPPSLAIQTQVAAAVDQCGADDPSGDNNEGIAGTALNTTGLTSVVASDAAAPPPSAIQTHVAAAADQCGADDPSADNNYEDEDDGYDDEDCEDEE comes from the coding sequence ATGGATTGCAGGGTCTTACAACTTGTGATTCAGTCAGCGCATGGATTGAGAAACGTCAATCGTGTCACAACAATGAAGCCTTACGCGCTTGTTTCCATTCGCGACAACCACAATAACCTCTATTCCTCGGAGGAAAAAACACCGGAGGACACAGAAGGTGGTTCAAACCCCACATGGAACTCCTCAGTTACGTTCAACCTCGACATCACCAAGGCCAAAGAGAGCAACCTTGAACTTGTTGTTAAGCTCATATCACTCCGGACGGATCACTGGTTTAGGGACAAAGAAATCGGTGAAGTCCGTGTGTTGATCACAAAATTGCTGGAAGGTTTTGGTGGTGAAGCTAAAGCTGTTGCAGTAGTAGCTGAAAAACAGATGAGTGCCAGTGTTATGACCACAGATGAAAAGCCCGAAGGAACACTAGTCTTTTCTTACAAGTTTGAGAGCGTGACTACTGTCCAGAAACCAGCACTGCAGAGGCAGATCAATTCTCCAACTGCGCCGCAAAGTGTGGAGCAGGACACCGAACAACCTGCTGGGTGGATGGATTCGTTGATCTCCGATACGGTGAAAGGGATTGTGGGAACTGCGTTGAACAATATTGGATTGACAAGTGTGGTTGCCTCTGATGCTGCTGCAGCCCCACCTCCGCCTGCTATTCAAACCCatgttgctgctgctgttgaTCAGCGTGGTGCTGATGACCCGTCTAAGGATAATAATGAAGGGACTGCGGGAACTGAGTTGAACACAACCGGATTGACAAGTGTGGTTGCCTCTGATGCTGCTGCCCCGCCTCCGCCTGTTATTCAAACCCAAGTTGCTGCTGCTGTTGATCAGTGTGGTGCTGATGACCCGtctgaaaataataatgaaggGATTGCGGGAACTGCGTTGAGCACAACCGGATTGACAAGTGTGGTTGCCTCTGATGCTGCTACAGCCCCGCCTTCGCTTGCTATTCAAACCCAAGTTGCTGCTGCTGTTGATCAGTGTGGTGCTGATGACCCGTCTGGGGATAATAATGAAGGGATTGCGGGAACTGCGTTGAACACTACCGGATTAACAAGTGTGGTTGCCTCTGATGCTGCGGCCCCGCCTCCGTCTGCTATTCAAACCcatgttgctgctgctgctgatcAGTGTGGTGCTGATGACCCGTCTGCGGATAATAAttatgaagatgaagatgatggttATGACGATGAAGATTGTGAAGATGAAGAATGA